The Hujiaoplasma nucleasis DNA window TAATAAAGTATAATTATGCCATAAATGATTTAAGTTAACAACGACCTTCACACGATCAAACATGATTTCACCTAATCTCTGTTAATCCACCCATATAAGGTACTAAGACTTCTGGAATTTTTACTGATCCATCTTTTTGTTGATATTGTTCTAAAATTGCAGGAACCAATCTAGAGGTAGCTAAACCTGATCCATTCAAAGTGTGACAATATTCAATTTCACCTTTACTATTTCTATATCTAATGAGTCCTCTTCTAGCTTGAAAGTCTCTTGAATTAGATACTGATGATACTTCTTTATAAATATTTATGCTCGGCAAATAAACTTCAATATCAAAAGTACGGCTCATCGCGAAAGCAACATCCCCAGCAGCTAATTTAGATACTTGATAATGTAAACCTAATTGATTCATTAATGATTTAGCTTTTTCTAACATTTCATCAAACGCTTTATCAGAATCTTCTGCTTTTGTAAACTGAATCATCTCTACCTTGTTAAATTGATAGCCCCTAATCATCCCTCTCTCTTCAGAACGATATGAACCTGCTTCTTTACGATAACAAGGAGAATATGAAAAATACTTTCTCGGTAATTGATTTTCACTTAATATTTCATTCCTATGTAAATTGATTAAAGCTGTTTCAGATGTTGGTAATAAGAATTTTTGTTTGTCTTCACCATCTAACCAAAAAACATCTTCTTCAAATTTAGGAAATTGTCCTGCAGTTAAACCGCTTTGATAATTTAATATATGTGGCATTAACATAAATTCATATTGATCCTTATGATGTTGATCGATAAAGAAATTAAGTAAAGCCCATTCCAATCTAGCCCCAATATTAGAGTAAATCCATGTCCCTTTTCCACTAATTTTAGCTGCGCGTTCATAATCAATGATATTGAGTTTAGTCGCAAGTTCTACATGATCTAATACTTTAAAATCAAATTTAGGTTGTTCCAGATGTGTATAGATTACTTGATTATACTCCTTATCACCAGCCAACAAGTCTTCATCAGGTAAATTTGGTAATTTCAATAAAAATTCATTAATTTTATCTTCAATATCCTTGAGAATTTCTTCTTGATTTGTCATAGAACCCTTTAAATTTTCTATTTCTTTAAATAAGTTCTCAGTATCTCTTTTCTCACGCTTATAAACACCAATTTCCTTAGATAATTGGTTTCTTTTTGCACGGATTGCTTCTATCTCTTGAATTAAATTAACCCGTTGATTTCTCATTTCTATAAAACCATCAAAGGATACATTGACACCCTTTTTGCTTAAAGCTTTTTGAACAAGTTCTGGTTGATTTAACAATAACTCTTGATTTAACATGATTTTCTCCTTTTATTAAAAAAATAGTCCTTTACTTGAGTAAAGGACGAATTAACCGTGGTACCACCTTAGTTCTAGTATAAACTAGCACTTAAATCTTTAACGCAGATAGACGAGGATTATTAATCCTAGCTCAAAGGTAGATAGACTTATATGTTTATTAGTTTTCACCAGCCACTAACTCTCTACAAAACATGATTAAATCATTATCCTTATCATTGCTTATACCATACATTATATTGTTTTATTGATTAATTGTCAAGATAGACTAAGCCTTGTTTTTCATTAATTTTTCAGCATTTATTTGGTTTTCTAAAGCCAAGTTCTTTAACCAATATTCTTTCTTATACCTTGAATAAGCAATCCCTACTTTTGGTATTTCAAGAATTTGGATGATTAAAAACAAAAATATTACGGGAAGCTTAGTGTACCTAGATAAAACATAGACCACAGGCACTTGAATAACCCAAATATAACCAGAATCCATGATCATGGTGGATTTAGTGTCTCCACCTGATCTTAAAGTAAAATACAGGGAAATATACATAGAAATTACCGGAATCATAATGGCGTTGACCCTAATATTAAATCTAGCTATACTTTCTGTTTCAGCAGAAATTTCATATAGATTTAAAATGAAGAATGACAAGATAAATAAAATCAATCCTAAAACTAGGGCAAAAATAATGGCAAAAGAAAATATTTTTTTAGAATTCTCTTTAGCTTCACTTAGCTTATTTTCCCCCAAAGTGTTACCAATAAAAACAGCAACCGCTGTCCCAATACCTCCAAAAGTGATAAAGACTAATTGGCTGATAGCGTTGGTAATATTAATGGCTGCTAGGGCATTATCTCCCCTCGTGGCATAGGACTGCATAAATACAGTTTGACCAAAAGAAAATAAAAACTCGTTGATGACCAATGGAATCGCTGTAATAATAATTAATTTTAAAAGTAACTTGTCAATTTTGAATATCTTAAAGATACTGGTATTAAACGCTTTGCCTTTGACGATTAATAAAATAGACAATAAAGTAAATTCAATAAACCTAGAAGCTAAAGTCGCGATAGCGGCTCCTTCTATGCCCAATCTTGGAAAACCTAAATTACCAAAAATAAGTAAGTAGTTTAAAACAACGTTAGATAAAATAGCCACAATTGAAATATAGAGTAAAGGTTTTGTTGTGCCAATTTCTCTAAAAGTTGATGAAATAGCTGTTGAAATTGTCATTGAAATCATGACCCATTTAGCAATATTTAAATATTCAAGTCCCCATTGGATGGTGGTAGGATTGTCTGTAAACAAACCTATAAAGCTTTCACCAAAAAAAGTAAAAATAAGAATAGCTAAGGTAGATAAAAATACTGAAACCAATAACTTAAATCTAAAAGTTTGTTTTAATGAATCATATTGTTTTGAACCATAATATTGAGCCGAAAATATACCTGCCCCGCCCATGGCACCAAAGGTTACTATAATCACAACAAAATACAATTGATTGACAACGGATACTGCCCCAATGGCGAGTTCACCTAAAGTACCTACCATAAGGTTATCTACCAACTGAACAGAAGATGTTAACAATTGTTGGAGAATGATTGGTGATGCTATAATCAATACTCTTTTATAAAATTTTTTATCTTTCATAATATTTCTCATAGAATCACCTCCTTTAGACAAAAGAAAATTACCGGATTATCCGATAATTTTTTCGTCAATTCTACTGATAAATTGATTCATTTCTTCTTGAGATAAGTGAACTTTGTTTTGCTTTAATAGACGACTCATTTTAGCTGGGATATCATCTTCTTTAGCTATTTCTTGGTTTTCGTCTAAGGTGTTCATTCCAAGAACAAAAGATTGATTTTCTATGATCATCAATCTCTTAATCATAGAATCTTCTTTAATTTCTAATAAGCTTTTCAACTCACTAAATAAGGGCCAAACAGGACTTAAAGGATTTACAATAGAAAAGGAATTGTTTTTTGAATATTGTATATCCACCCTATCTTTTTGAAAATCTCCTTTTAAGATAAACTTTGCTTCAAAGAAGTCACAAATAAAGATTCCCTTGTCTGTCACCAACATCAACTCAATAGTAACCCTTTGCCCATCCTTAGTTAATAATTCTTTTTGATAATATACTTTTGATTGACCAAAATGTGAGCGGATTTCATCGATATCTCTTTGTCTATCAAAATACTCAGACACCCTATATGATACATCATTAATCCCATCTTTGATTTCCGAGAATTGTTTTGAAAAAAAGACATTTTCTTCATTAATTGTTGTTTCAAAATAAGCTCTTAATCTAATAGAATAAATAAAGTAAACTAATAAAAATGAGAATTGAACAATGGCTGTTAATGTGATAACAAATTCTTTTTCATAATTTAGTAAAAATATAACAAACTGAATGACAATCGCTGTAAGAATTAATACATCCATTGATTTTAGTAATGTGTTTTTCTTCATAGTACCTCCTGAAAAATTGGTGCGGCTGATGAGAGTTGAACTCACACATCCCAAAGGATACTACCCCCTCAAAGTAGCGCGTCTACCATTCCGCCACAGCCGCGATAAAGCTAAGATATTATTTGATCTTAGCGAATTGTTGTACACCTAAACGATATTTAGGTTTATGCTCTCCTTGAATTAAAGGCAAAGCATAATCAATAAATTCTTGGGTCACGCCATTACCTTCCATATTAATCATGGTATCAGGCATTTTCTTTTCATAATTTGCACAAGCAGATAAATCAAAACTTGTCCAACCTACTGTATAAGGATCATTAGAAGTTCTCATGATACCTACCATTAAATTTGAATAATTCTTTAATGCAAGTTCAACCGCATACTTTCCGACACCAACAGCTTCATTAACATCAACCATTGATTGATAATGAGAAGCTGCTCTTTGTGAAGAACTTAACTCAACAGATCTTGTTGATAATTTAAGTTCTCTAGATAATAATTCAGATAATTTAGCAGCTACACCGCCTAATTGTGAATGACCAAAATCATCTTTACCGCTTTTAGCAAAAACAAAGTGACCCAGTTCATTAACGATACCTTCTGATACTGCAAT harbors:
- the serS gene encoding serine--tRNA ligase, with protein sequence MLNQELLLNQPELVQKALSKKGVNVSFDGFIEMRNQRVNLIQEIEAIRAKRNQLSKEIGVYKREKRDTENLFKEIENLKGSMTNQEEILKDIEDKINEFLLKLPNLPDEDLLAGDKEYNQVIYTHLEQPKFDFKVLDHVELATKLNIIDYERAAKISGKGTWIYSNIGARLEWALLNFFIDQHHKDQYEFMLMPHILNYQSGLTAGQFPKFEEDVFWLDGEDKQKFLLPTSETALINLHRNEILSENQLPRKYFSYSPCYRKEAGSYRSEERGMIRGYQFNKVEMIQFTKAEDSDKAFDEMLEKAKSLMNQLGLHYQVSKLAAGDVAFAMSRTFDIEVYLPSINIYKEVSSVSNSRDFQARRGLIRYRNSKGEIEYCHTLNGSGLATSRLVPAILEQYQQKDGSVKIPEVLVPYMGGLTEIR
- a CDS encoding MATE family efflux transporter; this translates as MRNIMKDKKFYKRVLIIASPIILQQLLTSSVQLVDNLMVGTLGELAIGAVSVVNQLYFVVIIVTFGAMGGAGIFSAQYYGSKQYDSLKQTFRFKLLVSVFLSTLAILIFTFFGESFIGLFTDNPTTIQWGLEYLNIAKWVMISMTISTAISSTFREIGTTKPLLYISIVAILSNVVLNYLLIFGNLGFPRLGIEGAAIATLASRFIEFTLLSILLIVKGKAFNTSIFKIFKIDKLLLKLIIITAIPLVINEFLFSFGQTVFMQSYATRGDNALAAINITNAISQLVFITFGGIGTAVAVFIGNTLGENKLSEAKENSKKIFSFAIIFALVLGLILFILSFFILNLYEISAETESIARFNIRVNAIMIPVISMYISLYFTLRSGGDTKSTMIMDSGYIWVIQVPVVYVLSRYTKLPVIFLFLIIQILEIPKVGIAYSRYKKEYWLKNLALENQINAEKLMKNKA